The Silene latifolia isolate original U9 population chromosome 4, ASM4854445v1, whole genome shotgun sequence region gcttatcttctatgttcattacaagctcttgcttcgaacaattattcttttacatttactcgaactacgcgcaagggtttgatttcgctttttttcaagtgaatacgtaggcaatccttcacgggattcaacccaccgttatatttaaaatgtaaatagaaggacatttgcattgcatttgaaattcgacaaagataataatagaaaataccaacggtttcataaccatttaacctttttatttcattcatccattttctaataaaatagtacgacaaataataaaaatagataggctaggattctaaaaatccctcctttttattacaacaataataataataatcaaataataataataagacttgggctattcctccatctttcccttgcccttgtcgttcttgtcatatttcttgtcacgacctcgagccgggcgctcttgcaccacttcagacctaatcaccaacggtctttctcgaggcctgactcttccgttcttgccaaccaccatctcgcgacagagtagtcttcgatttcttcgaaggatgaatgacttgaaagccggcttcttcttctccttcatcggatgcttctctttctctttctctcctcgcactttgtagtcaacgggctcgcgcttcctcgatcTTTCGCGCTCTTAAGTTGCGGCCTTTCTCCACCTCGGATAGGaatcgacacccacaaagcattggcggagaaactcaggaaccacatgtttctttgggcccatttcatagcccactctcttcggctctcggtagtcaacgccatagcagtctgcgggacggtgtcaagcctagggatcatctgcttcaacccgacttgcctcatcaacctctcaggaaagatgcataccataaactccaatccaggaatgcgcacggacctagtaggatccaaagaagacactccaaagtgatgacttgaggtgccaccacggtacaacccacccgatcaaagggccatcatcgtcttgacttgttcttccaatagtcacgaccgagtgaaatccaccatgtacaacctcgtcctcatcgaaatcatacgggcatgataggaaagtgcatgaacagggggctcgagcaatcggagctgttccataagccaaacctaccaaaacaggtattagacacccgcaaaaaaaaaaaaaaaaaaaaaaaaaaaaaaaacgaaaaaaaaaaaaaaaaaaaaaaaaaaaaaaaaaaaaaaaaggtgtcttttacctgtaggatgacgggactcccaaaaaatggaagatcgcggttggatttcctattatccaagcccaagataatctccctaagcatagacaagtgggctctgcgcctccatttgctcaataagacccaatagacggggatcacctcgcagttcttcgtcaacatgtccccgaaagacatatacatgaagcaaacagaagccaaatgctctccttctagcaacataagagacggaGGGTCggcctgttgatgaatcgatctataaaatccaacatccgcacgcctttcaaagtaacaagacgatccacctcgagtccggtcacccaagcaaatctctaaacttgctcttatacccttgagcgaGAGGGGATGgcgggtaaatgttcggggtcccacccgccaatagcaaaCAATTTCCtccaggaaaaggacaaatatcacctcccgggaacgcaaaaacatgataatttggatcccaataatcaaggcaagcatccaagaacggttttacaaccttaatgagtttcaaactcaacaaagacccaaggttataagcacccatatgatgcttctccgtgttcgaaaattcattggtccattccttcaagcggatctccaaagtattcatgatgataattttctcttgagaatttgttttgagaattttatgtgaggcgacgaagaagagacggaagaattatataatttaaagcttcgtcgacgcttctatttatgccaattgctgtttccaaaaatcagTCAGAACTgacctgcttgggaacaggcgcggcacctgctgcgcctcttcaaagggacgcaactcatgctgcgcctcttccccagactcacttctgtgatttccgtgtttggatctttcctaattctataacgaataattttctattcctacgggattttattttggtaaatccgagaaatttaccatgcttcaggtttcttaaattcgcgggcacgcatttcgaggcgacatcggcacttccgccatttcagcacactttaaatcattttttctttcttttttttctctttctttattttcattttaataaaatttcaatatttatatttctccattttctaacttatagatttctctttttcttttttttagggggtagccctccctaccgtccggtcatttccgacaaatttCCGACaaattttgtgttttttttttttgcattttggtccttttgagtctcattttgcactaattaaaggccttaggtgtatataaaatgtatgtgttgcgtgatttttctatgtaaattctggcagcatgacggcgtaaaccgttgtctaccaaacctgttcaagaactaacctgcaggtacaaacaacacaacccagcagcaaaggcactcaggccgtcgtatatgcaacaaaaagcaaattgggggcttgcgccccgaacaaggtacaaatgcacaagcaaactgggggcttcgccccaaacaagtaaAAAAGaccaagtaaactgggggctcgcgccccaaactgagtccaaaaatgtttcaaaatcagatgtacaaaactacacaagctactgctgggcgccctccagctcggcaaccctcgccataagagcagcgatctcggcatcccgaaactcgagctccctcgacaggcgagccgtctcctcccgagcctgggccaactctcgtcccgactcgcggtcaccctgcaAACAGCAACGAATTGGCTCCTGTCAATCAATTCAATCAAAAACTGGAAatcaaaaaaatcgaaaaataggtataaaggttcatacctgacgacctcgaccgccgacgagtgcctcaatggccatagctcgtagccggttggccaccctccatagtgccacgaaccgagatggcgcgacctgcatttcaaaagaattctcagtaaattaaacaaattccatcaaatgtgttcttacacgaaaactatgcaaaatgggaactcaccctccgaatcagatgctgccagtcatctaggccagcatccgtcacagctacgtcaaagtcacgtaacccggagatcgtcgtcctcccgagcgtcggtgtactcgagggtctcggggtactctgggggctcgatgcccgccgcctcaacctcctgcaaagacaaaacgactctcattaatcgatgatccttcgtcgtaattttcaaaatcaaatcagcaagaaaacaaaggatactcaccactaccggccaataggccaacctcccgtaaaggaacgccgagtaatcctcatcagggagaagaaggtcgtcaccaccggcaccggccaagtccgcctccctctcagcctcggaaggctccctgaacatcgtcctaggaggatcgacgggaaccgtcaacgcgccccgaaagcactgacgagctaaccgctcgcccagataccatacaggacccatcgacgtccacaacagcagccgactcgagctcctaggacgaaggacctcagcaacaaaaggaggcgctccagcgtactccgcccaaggtctaggaacccactgcgacaatatgaaggcaaaggtcattcctatgatcaatttaaagcaaaggacaaaaatatgaatgaatacaaatgggatactcacgctgctcagctgaagggcgttcacatcccgccggtagacattgtgagaagaacgcttgctcttcgtcggcacatgacccaatcctcaccacgggataggccctctccaacggctccgtcctcttgggcgcgaggcccggaaagtaggagtacacccacgcctataaaacagaatagtcaatgacgatctttcgatctttgataaagaaaggaatttacgttgatctaaaggaaggttcatacctccaacaagagcctGTGTCCGACggcggcaggagaagtccccttctccatcaactccggacgaaccatggccctcataaagcggatgaggaccgcaaaaccaaaagatgacccggtcccagcgccctagggaactcgggtcgaaagaaagggaagaagcttcgtcgatgacctctcacccttgtctccgaggtagatcgaagacaagaaccaccaaagccacggacgAGCCCCTGCTCatttgtacaaggaggaggagccgtctccctcccatcgatcaccaccgatgcggggtcttcccgcaaagtaatctcgaacataggtactgggtaccaaacccgacaCCGCAACACCTTCGGCGACGGTGTTCCACCGATCaaactcctcgcctcggccgaatccgccctcatgccggtCTCCGGCCACGTCATCTCCTCGCCCCACACGGCGGAccgagaaatcatgccgtagtcttccaaggtgacccccacctcaccaaaaggcaggtgaaacgtggaagttgTGTCCCGagatcgatccaagaaagcgcggaccaggctaaggttggcccgcaacttcctcttcacgatatccctccggacacgaacaagaggaccaaacgctccacgctcgatcatggccctctcctccgccgacaaccgctcgtaatgctccatcattgtcgtataccccgagaacgaccggatgttcccggcctcctattatgatttgaaacaaagctatctttagttttgaaataaatttaaaagagatttgaacaaaaatagaaaaggataggtaatgagttagggaattcctatttaccaagctcttcaccgtcctgtaggacaagtgaccctctgcagcccacacaaggtgcctactctccctgtgtctcggcccacgcagagcACCTCTCGGtggcgacctcctcgtccgagatgggcccgtctcggaatctcctcctcatcgccggcctcctcctcgggaacctcctctgcagcagccatcaccgcagcggtgaaggcctgctccaaagcctcctcaacaacagcggcatctacatccatgggatctctcccggaagtagaagcatcgtcacctgcaacgattaaagcaaatccaggccgcatcacatgatgacaagcctttgttaagtagtatttcgagccttcaaggcccggaaatcgcccctttctggccatccttggccatattcccaccaaataaatcactcatgtgatgaatggggtcaagtcaagtccaagtcaagacctagttccgagttcgagtcgaaaattcggcagcatttcgctataacggcgattatgccctaaaaggtgtcctgcaaaaattgtcacaaaccaaacttccgagatggtagaaagtttacccatcatccaagggtcccaaatatcaaatttcatcacaaatgggcaatcctaaggccattttcgaagcaatttatgatctagctgtgaaaccgtctcaaaattcgctcaagggctcaaaacttgatgaaaattcgaagtaaatacatggttatgttcctaacattgcctactactcatttctagtatcaatttggcatgacaaatccatttgggggaaaagccccaaattttcgatcaaaagggtcgaaaaccctaatgttcgcggctcaaaattcgacaaatgtggaagattaacgcaagattaaagcacatacctcgattagtcatatttcaagcaagcttttgaatccaacctcgacgaaaatggtgaagatttgagagagaatggaaggatttgtgtttcgaatgaaatgaacataaaccttctgactttcgcattttttacgcagaattgccaaattgggaaCGAGACGCGGCCagtgtcgcgcctcttccaagagacgcagctcttgctgcgcctcttcctttgtttccctccatatggattttcaaaaatccgttatgagttcgttattcgtgggcccatctttggtgcgcctcttcctcgatgacattttatcactttggtccgtttcgacgatttcctttcgttccggcccgcattttatccaaagGCGACAAGTATTTTGCGTATTGTCCAAAAACATTTTACCCGGCAGCAATGATATTTCGCAAAGATTGCTCAAACATTTTACCTGGCGCAGCAGAAGATTTCGCAAAGATTATTGCTCAAACATTTTACCCGCAGCAAGAGTATTTTGCAAGATCTTTGCTCATTCAAGGtttcccctacgacgatcaagatgttcctagtcgtcgatatgttccccaacaagagttcgcttgagactgacgcaagcagattcaaatttccaaatttcgccagagttcgcttgagaccgacgcaagtggattcccccagcagtttctactgacgtcctgctgttttcaatatctcttattccccgcgaatttcgattaagtctcaggtatgatctcttcttatggctggcgagcctccttacgtagtctaatggactttaaacgaccctccccgacagtcgacagactctaaaatgttcccgacgataggtcctcggctcagaccccttgagccgcctcgcgtcgccatagtcgccaggttgtaatcttcgattgacctgatggctatactttgactttcgccttgtccaagcctcagtcaaagtgggggctcagagacacctcgtttcgcacccctcgcaaaccacccggtgatgattgggccgcatgtttgattcgcggaacgatttgtgacaattcgtaagattatcgtcaagtgattgctcaaatattgaatgtcaacctcttagttgtcatctacgtgccgatacggtcgttttggcagtaattagagtacatttagagtccgggtcaaaaaccgtctccatttttcgatatttgttaaatcccgagtcgaatgttcggaatgttcggatatttctattccatatttatcaaatttcatcttttggcaaacaatatcccgtaatattcaaaagataatcgaattaaatccgtcctaccataacttaaacacggaaatctttcttaaaaaggaggaaacctcctgggaacagacgcagcagtctttgcgcctcttccaagagacgcagtgggctgctgcgcctcttcccaggcccttctttgcatgatttacgtatcttttttatatctttccgagattcacttccaaagagtctccgaaaccctattcctccgtgtgattagtataaataggagctttcgttcctcatatttctcacgcgagtgtccgcccttctcttctccctttgcattctagacttcgttcttactaattggcgcctacgtgcttggacttccgaccacgtaagctcggatctttccgggtaccagcctctccgttgcatgaccgaccaatttgaccactacactcaatcaatctaattaatcaatcttgttaaatcgttttcctctttcgagggcactctttctttgcattcgcgtcgagcatcactaatcgatcttcttagttcttctcgttccgtcaacatgtaagtctgagggtgtatattccttttatttattgtattttaattattgtataacaattgtaagatttatgtcgaaaacaccattaaaatcgatttctaaaaaccgtctttaaaacctcgtttttgcggatttccgagagagacgtcgagaaaagacgcaaagaatcgctgcgcctcttcgaaggagcgcagcacctgctgcgcctcttcgtgaggctgccgcagttcctgcttcttttctttttcctccgtcctctgtagttcgtatcaaaattgttccttttgttttgttctttaattcttcatcacggtaatttataaatcatatgtatattgtatataattcatcattcatgcttaattagtcatcaagtccgacttcaatcccttataattcatatttgcgggttttcgtcattaaattcaagtttcgggttttagaggttcaattcattcatattgagtttctggaattcgttgttgataaatttgcatctgtttatttattgttcatcactaattcgtcatcaattcatcatgtttagtttgatCAGTTAATTGTTTGTtagttagtttattcattcattaacatcgacccttcacataattaatccgtttaattccgtctcatccatgttctactGTTTTATGACATATGCATATGTAAAATAATCCATTAATCCGAGTCTAAAAAtcataatcaatccattaatttaccaattaatattaacgatttgcgattcgcttCACGcctgagaactcacccttgaaagacgcaaagaatcgccgcgcctcttccaaagggcgcattgtctgctgcgcctgttcccgggtgatttctgtccctgaattccgtttctgccttgacctagtttgtttagattacgtattaactaactaatattcgtattatcacgctaattcctgttcgtaattttattcttttattcgttttctcaatcatccgttttaaaggtattttcgacataaatcacctaatccgttgtaattaatgtaattttcattattgcatttatatttattgtatttctttcgttctttgtatgttttcacatgtaaatcaatattaactTCTACTTCGACCCGATTGTATGCTAATTATTTGtcaaccgatttagttaaatcttcatatgctaggattaaaacttggatgttgcattgcatgcatatagccgacgatatatcgagtacgaataaactccctaatcattagtagaggccgctatcgaggcgggcgggattaggtgttcgatcaaaagagcttcctaatacgtaccctcaccccttactccagatctccgtgagcacccgtgttcattggcatccacgagagtcattctagacatagaatgctaagggtaacgattgcttagtgttcatgtcactactttatgtcttgacatgacatgaggtattcgaacgattccaatttcccataaaaattggtggcgactccatacaaaatgcaaacgcttgttttcgagccccttcaccaagcgcccccgtgggcggcccgctgtccacaactgGGTTTTATATATCCTTTTTATAACAACTCATCTAGTTGTTTCTTTAATTCTTTCAGTTCTGCGGGAGCCATCCTACAAGGGGCTTTTGAAATCGGTGTACTTCCAGGCACTAATTCAATAGTGAACTCCACTTCTCGGTATGGGGGTATTCCCGAAATTTCTTCAGGAAATACATCTGAGAATTCTTTAACCACTGGTATGTTGGTTATATCTGGCTCAAGTTTTGAAGGTTTAGAAATGTCACCTAGGTAACCGTTGCAACCTTGTCGTATTAATTTTAGTGCCTTTAGGAAGGATATTATTCTAACTTCTTTATAAGCTTTGTCATTTCGGAAAAACATTTTCTCTCCATCTGGCCTCATAATTGTTAATGACTTTTCGTGACAATTTAATATCACGTGATTCTTTGCAAGCCAATCCATTCCTAATACAATATCAAAATCTTGTAGGTTAAATTTAACAAGATCTGTGAGGAAGTATCGTTTCCCTATTGTTAAAACACAATCTTTATACAAGGTAGAACACTTAACTATCTCTCCCGTTGGTAATCCAATTGAAAGTCTTAAACCTTGATAGAGAGGTGTTAACTTTGACTTTTTACTTAACAATTCAGATATAAAGGAGTATGATGCTCCAGTATCAAATAAGACATTAACAGGAGTAGAGTTTAGAAAAAGGTTACCCGTAATCACGTCGTCATAAGATTCCACCTCCTGGGAATTCATTACATACATCCTTCCTCGAGTTGGGCCTGGTTTTTGAGCTTGGCGTCCCTGTGGTTTTCGAATAGATGTAGAAGGTGTAGATGTAGGATTATTTCCCGACACCATTGTCCTCCGTCTTGGACAATTATTCCTTACGTGATTTGGGCTTCCACATTCATAACATCGCAGGTTTAAAAGTCTACACTGACTGGAAGGGTGATTTGTGCCACCGCATCTGGCACAATTGGGTACCGGGTTTCTATCTTGGAATTGGTTATACGGAATCTTCCCAAAGTTTGGTGGTTTGTAAAAATTTCTCCCGTTAACTCGATCGTTTTCAAACTTTCTTTTATTCCCCACTTGTTCAACATCTTTTTCATTTATTATCCTTTCTGCATTTGTAGCCTTATCATACATGTCCTGATAGGCTGAACAAGTATGCGTAGATAACCTGTCGCGAAGATTCCAACCAAGTCCTCTTTCAAAGCGATTCATTCTTAATTCTTCTGTTGCAACCATATGTGGGGCAAATCGGGACAACTCCATGAACTCGGTGGCATATAACATGACTGACATTGACCCCTGTTCAACTTATtaaattcttcctctttttctttCCTAAGTGAGGGAGGATAAAACTTTGATCTCATAAGTTTCTTAAATTGAGTCCAATCAAATCCTTcctcattttttctttctttcactgTTTCCCCACCATAAGTCAGCTTGCCCTACTAAGTAATATACCGCAAATTCCACCCTCCATTTTTCGAGGCATTGTATAACAGCAAAAAGTTTGTCAAGActtcttatccagttttcaagttCCACTGGATCTAATTTCCCATCGTAAGTTTTTGGATTACAATTTCCCATTTTCTTAAAATATTGAATACTATCTTCCTCATTATTAAGTTTGTTGTTCCTTATAGCTTCGCTTACTAAGGTGGCAAGATTTCTGATATCTGAATGATTATCAGATATTGATTGATCAACTTCTGAATTATTAGGGTTTGACATCCTATTAACCATAAAACACATGGATTAGATATTTACGAGTAAATAAAAAATATGTACATATACGTTGAAAACTCATTACAGTTATTATACATACACACTACAAACATATGTATACAATATTAACTAGTGTACATATATTATACATTCACACTATTTACCATTTTCTGAAAACATCGTTCTATTTACAAACTATATACCAAGATGGGGTGGTCATCCTTATTTATTCTACAATCCCCAACAGAGTCGCATACTTTCATTTTGTTTACTTATTTCCAACCTTTTTCCCAGTAACAACCATTGTTTAGGAACCTCTTAATCATTACTTCCAACGGAGCTCCACTCCTGTGTCACTGTACCATAGTCCTCATTATTACCAGTGTTTACTCCATTATATAAATTGTAATATTCCAAAACCAAGTAGTTGTGATCCGATTCATCGTCTGACGCGTAAACAACATTATTTTCCTCAAAAGTGGTAAGTTCTAAAGCCAATTATTCAAAAGTAGAAGACCATATGTCATAAATTAATCCAACATGAAAGTACTTGGAGTGATTGGGTACTCCATAAATAAGCATGTCGGAATATTTCTGTTTAAAAGTGGCCCATGGAATTGTGTCTGGCAAGGTCATAAGAAGACAATAAGCTTCATATGGTTCCTAGATGGAGTATAAAGGGGAATGGAATGCGTGATCCTTAAGAACCTTCCTTAAACGATCAATATGCGAGGAGACCTGGTCACCTGGCTTCATAGCTAAATCTTACAGATTTGATAGCGTCATACTACGTATTATAACAAAATATAACTAAATTAGTCAACAAAAAAGTATGGTCTCGTAGTAAGGTTTCTAAGTAATTCACAAAGGTTATTTATATTTCACATCATACATTATTTATGTACCTATACATTTTCGAGGGATAACGATTGCTAGTCACTgattatccgtcaaaatttacATACTAACAACCACTAAACTATAAACCTAGTGAGCCGCCTTTTTAGTTTACATTATTTATATACATTGCCTAACAATATAACTGGTACTAACTTCCTAATTATCACTTTCTGAACCAAATTCTTCTTTTAGGGGATCAGTAGTGGGACTGTCATCCATATTTTCATTGGCCTTAGTACTTTTATTAGCATTTCTATGTTCATTCCCGTTATCTTCTGATTGATAAACAACTCTTTTTCTTTCAAGGGTTATGAGTTCCCAAACCAAGGCTTCAAAAGTGGGAACCCATATATCGTAAAATGCCCCTTTATGTAAGTATTTTGAATGATTTGGAGCCCTATTTACCACAAGATCATAGTATCTCTCCTTAAAAGTTTTCCATGGAATAATATTGGGCAGGGTTTTTATAAGACAGTCGGCCTTAAAAGGTTCACTCATAGAATATGCAGGGAACAAAACATTGTGTTCAGATAAGGCCTTCCTCAGCCGTGCCACGTGCTGTGATACTTTTTCGGATGGATCCATAACCAAATCATATGGGTGAGGTCTAGCCATCGTAGTTTCTATAACAAAACAAGTTTAAATATCAATGGCATAAAATTCATGGAGCTAAATGATTATAATAACACACATTAATAAAATCCTATGGTATCTACCCTCTCTCATTTTTTTTtatagctctgataccaatttgtaacGCCCTGACATTTTAAGATAAAACAAGGAGTACAAAAGTAACCTTTTTATTTATTAACAACGTTTAcagaaataaaaaggaaaacagaAAAATTGACCAAGGCGCTACCGCCGTATTTCCTCTACAGGAAATACAAGGTTATAATCTTAATTATTAACTTAACACTTGAAGGATTATATTATACAAGTCTATCTTATTTCACATTATTTTTAATACAGCACCAGTTCCTCCCACATTCTTACTCCCGCATTTCCTTAGCACAACAACCTGAAAAGAAATATGAAAGTAACGGATCAGctaaccacaggctgagtatgactccggtTCCCTATAATGGCCTTACATtccattattttatttattattatttttattcttctcgTATGAGTCTCTCAAGAATACATATTATGGAACAAAGAGAATACTTAAAAAAAATGACACAAATCCTTCACTTATCATAATCATATCGGCCTACTATTACTGAAAAGAGACTTATTACGGAGTCAAGATTCCTCCAGCCTAAGTCCATTTTTGTGTACATAGTAGAAGAAATCCGGGTCTGAGACCCATCTCGGCTTTTGCCGGATAACATAATTAACGTTCATATGGGGCCATACTTTCCCATCCCCTCTTTGTTCATATGGGGTCATACTCCCCCCTTCCCCTCCTTCCATGTACACAGGACAAATTAATGTAGTCTCAAtccaataatcgtatcccgaatgctacaattggccaatgaTGCATTATAACGACAGTACCCTTATAACTTTATAAGAcagtaaataatataatatgtgGGCAGTATAACGATTAtaagatgaaattaacaataaaactaacaTAACATGCTATTTCTACTATCTtatttcaaatgtaaacaattacttatatcgacgaagggttccgaaatcataccttatttttagagagaattaGTGGTATAAATGAAATTTTATAACACACTTATCGCTTTCTTATTGGTATACGTATTCGAGTAAGATGATATATAAACTCGTAAAATGTTCTCAAAATAGTAATGCAAAGCTTACTATTTATAGTAAGTGGAAACTTAGCCTTGAAGAATtctatttggataagattctccTACGGAATTGCACGTAGCTTAGTACAAAATACATGGCATGCAAAGCTCTCAA contains the following coding sequences:
- the LOC141651227 gene encoding uncharacterized protein LOC141651227, translating into MSVMLYATEFMELSRFAPHMVATEELRMNRFERGLGWNLRDRLSTHTCSAYQDMYDKATNAERIINEKDVEQVGNKRKFENDRVNGRNFYKPPNFGKIPYNQFQDRNPVPNCARCGGTNHPSSQCRLLNLRCYECGSPNHVRNNCPRRRTMVSGNNPTSTPSTSIRKPQGRQAQKPGPTRGRMYVMNSQEVESYDDVITGNLFLNSTPVNVLFDTGASYSFISELLSKKSKLTPLYQGLRLSIGLPTGEIVKCSTLYKDCVLTIGKRYFLTDLVKFNLQDFDIVLGMDWLAKNHVILNCHEKSLTIMRPDGEKMFFRNDKAYKEVRIISFLKALKLIRQGCNGYLGDISKPSKLEPDITNIPVVKEFSDVFPEEISGIPPYREVEFTIELVPGSTPISKAPCRMAPAELKELKKQLDELL